A genomic region of Anas acuta chromosome 1, bAnaAcu1.1, whole genome shotgun sequence contains the following coding sequences:
- the BOC gene encoding brother of CDO isoform X4 — MKFHPLNCKFGLIFKEALWCQAFKGSRCRTSTTSLEAAYGTLPWAPLPQETPHGMAMTRGKKRPMSPVPCLLLAAASCFAQLSESLQVTVQPASIVQKFGGPVSLGCVVDPPGVNLTWRLNGKELAGSDEALGVQVERGKLVVAALNNHTVGRYQCIARVPEGVIASVPAVVTLANLKDFKFDGQHVIEVDEGNTAVIACDLPESHPKAQVRYSVKHEWLEASRDNYLIMPSGNLQIVNASQEDEGTYKCAAYNPVTQEVKTSVSSERLRVRRSTAEAARIIYPPEAQTIIVTKGQSLILECVASGIPPPRVTWAKDGSSVSAFNKTRFLLSNLLIDPTSEEDSGTYSCTADNGVGEAGAAFIFYNVQVFEPPEVTMELSQQIIPWGQSAKFTCEVRGNPQPSVVWLRNAVPLSASHRLRLSRRALRLVSVGPEDDGIYQCMAENEVGSAQAMVQLRTARPGATLNPGRDAWPGSAQPPTPPSREGALKLPLDKAGLPKPGSTPLAAAAQCAAGRELVSPAEAPVILSSPRTSKTDSYDLVWRPRPDSRAPILYYVVKHRKVTNASDSWAVRDVPASQHRLTLTRLDPGSLYEVEMAAHNCAGEGQTAMVTFRTGRRPKPEIVASKEQQIQRDDPGTSTQSSNQSDNSRLSPPEAPDRPTISMASETSVYVTWIPRGNGGFPIQSFRVEYKKLKKLGDWVLATSDIPPSRLSVEIPGLEKGTSYKFRVRALNILGESEPSAASRPYVVSGYSNRVYERPVAGPYITFTDAINETTIMLKWMYIPASNNNTPIHGFYIYYRPTDSDNDSDYKKDVVEGDRYWHSISHLQPETSYDIKMQCFNEGGESEFSNVMICETKARKSLGLPGRLPPSTVAPQQHPPLGGGHSGLGTGAMVARSSDLPYLIVGVVLGSIVLLIVAFIPFCLWRAWSKQKQTIDMGFPGAGLLVSSCQYTMVPLRAISAPRANGHPYVNGQPYANGAHLNGICPSAGVGYASTKPRDYSPDMQQSHEETNALLQARVLQNGSAQRDYQPSRLPSSRPEDSSFLYSLPDDSTHQLLQPQDDCPHLQEHFIGLHHPVMGSKVGGPSLDARRDPLFHQGSPCCLGLVPVEEVERLDCCQSRGDLHPQNPVITSLSQDLPGHLNSSPPPLRPLETHSPTS, encoded by the exons GAAGCCGCTGCCGCACCTCTACCACATCCCTTGAAGCAGCTTATGGGACCCTTCCCTGGGCGCCTCTGCCCCAGGAGACACCGCATGGGATGGCAATGACACGTGGAAAGAAGAGACCCATGTCCCCTGTCCCTTGCCTCCTCCTCGCAGCCGCTAGCTGCTTTGCCCAACTGA GTGAATCTCTGCAGGTCACCGTGCAGCCCGCCTCCATTGTCCAAAAATTCGGGGGCCCGGTCAGCCTGGGGTGTGTGGTGGACCCCCCCGGCGTGAACCTCACCTGGAGACTGAACGGGAAGGAGCTGGCTGGGTCGGACGAGGCGCTGGGTGTCCAGGTCGAGCGAGGGAAGCTCGTCGTGGCAGCCCTCAACAACCACACCGTGGGGCGGTACCAGTGCATCGCTCGTGTGCCCGAGGGAGTCATCGCCAGCGTCCCCGCGGTGGTCACACTAGCTA ATCTCAAGGACTTCAAGTTTGACGGCCAGCACGTGATCGAGGTGGATGAGGGCAACACGGCCGTCATCGCCTGCGACCTGCCCGAGAGCCACCCCAAGGCCCAGGTGCGCTACAGCGTGAAGCACGAGTGGCTGGAGGCCTCCCGAG ACAATTACCTTATCATGCCATCCGGGAACCTGCAGATTGTCAACGCCAGCCAGGAGGATGAGGGGACCTACAAATGTGCTGCCTACAACCCTGTGACGCAGGAGGTGAAAACCTCCGTGTCCAGCGAGAGGCTCCGCGTGAGAC GCTCCACGGCGGAGGCAGCTCGGATCATCTACCCCCCCGAGGCTCAGACCATCATCGTCACCAAAGGCCAAAGCCTCATCCTGGAGTGCGTGGCCAGCGGGATCCCCCCGCCGCGGGTCACCTGGGCCAAGGACGGCTCCAGCGTCTCAGCGTTCAACAAGACGCGCTTCCTGCTCAGCAACCTCCTCATCGACCCCACCAGCGAGGAGGACTCGGGGACCTACAGCTGCACGGCGGACAACGGGGTCGGCGAGGCCGGAGCCGCGTTCATCTTCTACAACGTGCAGGTGTTCG AGCCCCCGGAGGTCACGATGGAGCTGTCCCAGCAGATCATCCCCTGGGGCCAGAGCGCCAAGTTCACCTGCGAGGTGCGGGGGAACCCCCAGCCCTCCGTCGTGTGGCTGCGCAACGCCGTGCCCCTCTCCGCCAGCCACCGGCTCCGGCTCTCCCGCCGGGCACTGCGCCTGGTCAGCGTGGGGCCCGAGGACGATGGCATCTACCAGTGCATGGCAGAGAACGAGGTCGGCAGCGCTCAGGCCATGGTGCAGCTGAGGACAGCCCGGCCAG GAGCTACCCTCAACCCTGGGCGAGATGCCTGGCCAGGCTCAGCTCAGCCACCCACGCCGCCTTCCCGGGAGGGTGCCTTAAAGCTGCCCCTGGATAAAGCTGGGCTGCCGAAGCCTGGGAGCACCCCGCTGGCAGCGGCTGCACAGTGCGCAGCCGGCAGGGAGCTGGTGTCTCCAGCCGAAGCCCCCGTCATCCTCAGCTCTCCCCGCACGTCGAAGACAGACAGCTACGACCTGGTGTGGAGACCCCGGCCGGACAGCAGAGCCCCCATCCTCTACTACGTGGTGAAGCACCGCAAG GTCACCAACGCCTCGGACAGCTGGGCAGTGAGGGACGTCCCGGCCTCGCAGCACCGCCTGACGCTCACCAGGCTGGACCCCGGGAGCCTCTACGAGGTGGAGATGGCCGCCCACAACTGTGCCGGCGAGGGACAGACGGCCATGGTGACCTTCCGGACTG GCCGGCGTCCAAAACCAGAGATCGTTGCCAGCAAAGAGCAGCAAATCCAGAGGGATGACCCCGGCACGAGCACCCAGAGCAGTAACCAGTCCGACAACAGCCGCCTGTCCC CCCCAGAGGCCCCGGATCGTCCAACCATCTCCATGGCATCGGAGACATCCGTGTACGTGACCTGGATCCCGCGGGGGAACGGCGGGTTTCCCATCCAGTCTTTCCGCGTGGAGTacaagaagctgaagaagctgGGAGACTGGGTCCTGGCCACCAGCGACATTCCTCCCTCCCGCCTCTCCGTGGAAATCCCCGGCCTGGAGAAAG GCACTTCCTATAAGTTCCGTGTCCGAGCACTGAACATCCTGGGGGAGAGCGAGCCCAGTGCTGCGTCCCGGCCGTACGTGGTGTCTGGGTACAGCAACCGCGTCTACGAGCGCCCCGTGGCCGGGCCGTACATCACCTTCACAGATGCCATCAACGAGACCACCATCATGCTCAAGTGGATG TACATCCCTGCCAGCAACAACAACACGCCCATCCATGGCTTTTACATCTACTACCGCCCCACTGACAGTGACAACGACAGCGACTACAAGAAGGACGTGGTGGAAG GAGACCGCTACTGGCACTCCATCAGCCACCTGCAACCAGAAACCTCGTATGACATCAAGATGCAGTGCTTCAACGAGGGTGGCGAAAGCGAGTTCAGCAACGTGATGATCTGTGAAACCAAAG CTCGGAAGTCTCTTGGTCTGCCGGGTCGTCTTCCACCCTCAACAGTGgccccccagcagcatcccccactCGGCGGCGGGCACAGTGGCCTGGGGACAGGAGCCATGGTGGCCCGTTCCAGCGACTTGCCGTACTTGATTGTGGGCGTCGTGCTGGGCTCCATTGTGCTCCTCATCGTGGCCTTCATCCCCTTTTGCCTTTGGAGAGCCTGGTCCAAGCAGA AGCAAACCATCGACATGGGCTTCCcgggagctgggctgctggtATCATCCTGCCAGTACACCATGGTGCCCCTGAGGGCCATCTCTGCTCCTCGTGCCAACGGCCACCCCTACGTCAACGGGCAGCCTTATGCCAACGGGGCGCATCTGAACGGCATCTGCCCCTCTGCTGGAGTGGGCTATGCGAGCACCAAGCCCCGAGACTACAGCCCAGACATGCAGCAG TCACACGAGGAGACCAACGCCTTGCTGCAGGCACGAGTGCTGCAAAATGGGAGTGCCCAGCGAGACTACCAACCCTCCAG ATTGCCCAGTTCCAGACCAGAAGACAGCTCTTTCCTCTACAGCCTCCCAGATGACTCCACTCACCAACTTCTCCAGCCACAAGACGACTGTCCTCACCTTCAAGAGCACTTCATTGGCTTGCATCATCCAGTGATGGGCAGCAAAGTTGGAGGCCCTAGTTTGGACGCTCGGCGGGATCCGCTGTTCCACCAAG GAAGTCCTTGCTGCCTAGGCCTAGTGCCAGTTGAAGAGGTAGAAAGACTAGACTGCTGCCAGTCCAGAGGAGACCTCCACCCCCAGAATCCAGTCATCACATCCTTGAGTCAGGACCTACCAGGACATCTGAACAGCAGCCCGCCACCTCTGAGGCCCTTAGAGACTCATTCTCCTACCAGTTAG
- the BOC gene encoding brother of CDO isoform X5, whose product MCFGERVGRARASSPSLWAACQRRGSRCRTSTTSLEAAYGTLPWAPLPQETPHGMAMTRGKKRPMSPVPCLLLAAASCFAQLSESLQVTVQPASIVQKFGGPVSLGCVVDPPGVNLTWRLNGKELAGSDEALGVQVERGKLVVAALNNHTVGRYQCIARVPEGVIASVPAVVTLANLKDFKFDGQHVIEVDEGNTAVIACDLPESHPKAQVRYSVKHEWLEASRDNYLIMPSGNLQIVNASQEDEGTYKCAAYNPVTQEVKTSVSSERLRVRRSTAEAARIIYPPEAQTIIVTKGQSLILECVASGIPPPRVTWAKDGSSVSAFNKTRFLLSNLLIDPTSEEDSGTYSCTADNGVGEAGAAFIFYNVQVFEPPEVTMELSQQIIPWGQSAKFTCEVRGNPQPSVVWLRNAVPLSASHRLRLSRRALRLVSVGPEDDGIYQCMAENEVGSAQAMVQLRTARPGATLNPGRDAWPGSAQPPTPPSREGALKLPLDKAGLPKPGSTPLAAAAQCAAGRELVSPAEAPVILSSPRTSKTDSYDLVWRPRPDSRAPILYYVVKHRKQVTNASDSWAVRDVPASQHRLTLTRLDPGSLYEVEMAAHNCAGEGQTAMVTFRTGKGRRPKPEIVASKEQQIQRDDPGTSTQSSNQSDNSRLSPPEAPDRPTISMASETSVYVTWIPRGNGGFPIQSFRVEYKKLKKLGDWVLATSDIPPSRLSVEIPGLEKGTSYKFRVRALNILGESEPSAASRPYVVSGYSNRVYERPVAGPYITFTDAINETTIMLKWMYIPASNNNTPIHGFYIYYRPTDSDNDSDYKKDVVEGDRYWHSISHLQPETSYDIKMQCFNEGGESEFSNVMICETKARKSLGLPGRLPPSTVAPQQHPPLGGGHSGLGTGAMVARSSDLPYLIVGVVLGSIVLLIVAFIPFCLWRAWSKQKQTIDMGFPGAGLLVSSCQYTMVPLRAISAPRANGHPYVNGQPYANGAHLNGICPSAGVGYASTKPRDYSPDMQQSHEETNALLQARVLQNGSAQRDYQPSRLPSSRPEDSSFLYSLPDDSTHQLLQPQDDCPHLQEHFIGLHHPVMGSKVGGPSLDARRDPLFHQGSPCCLGLVPVEEVERLDCCQSRGDLHPQNPVITSLSQDLPGHLNSSPPPLRPLETHSPTS is encoded by the exons GAAGCCGCTGCCGCACCTCTACCACATCCCTTGAAGCAGCTTATGGGACCCTTCCCTGGGCGCCTCTGCCCCAGGAGACACCGCATGGGATGGCAATGACACGTGGAAAGAAGAGACCCATGTCCCCTGTCCCTTGCCTCCTCCTCGCAGCCGCTAGCTGCTTTGCCCAACTGA GTGAATCTCTGCAGGTCACCGTGCAGCCCGCCTCCATTGTCCAAAAATTCGGGGGCCCGGTCAGCCTGGGGTGTGTGGTGGACCCCCCCGGCGTGAACCTCACCTGGAGACTGAACGGGAAGGAGCTGGCTGGGTCGGACGAGGCGCTGGGTGTCCAGGTCGAGCGAGGGAAGCTCGTCGTGGCAGCCCTCAACAACCACACCGTGGGGCGGTACCAGTGCATCGCTCGTGTGCCCGAGGGAGTCATCGCCAGCGTCCCCGCGGTGGTCACACTAGCTA ATCTCAAGGACTTCAAGTTTGACGGCCAGCACGTGATCGAGGTGGATGAGGGCAACACGGCCGTCATCGCCTGCGACCTGCCCGAGAGCCACCCCAAGGCCCAGGTGCGCTACAGCGTGAAGCACGAGTGGCTGGAGGCCTCCCGAG ACAATTACCTTATCATGCCATCCGGGAACCTGCAGATTGTCAACGCCAGCCAGGAGGATGAGGGGACCTACAAATGTGCTGCCTACAACCCTGTGACGCAGGAGGTGAAAACCTCCGTGTCCAGCGAGAGGCTCCGCGTGAGAC GCTCCACGGCGGAGGCAGCTCGGATCATCTACCCCCCCGAGGCTCAGACCATCATCGTCACCAAAGGCCAAAGCCTCATCCTGGAGTGCGTGGCCAGCGGGATCCCCCCGCCGCGGGTCACCTGGGCCAAGGACGGCTCCAGCGTCTCAGCGTTCAACAAGACGCGCTTCCTGCTCAGCAACCTCCTCATCGACCCCACCAGCGAGGAGGACTCGGGGACCTACAGCTGCACGGCGGACAACGGGGTCGGCGAGGCCGGAGCCGCGTTCATCTTCTACAACGTGCAGGTGTTCG AGCCCCCGGAGGTCACGATGGAGCTGTCCCAGCAGATCATCCCCTGGGGCCAGAGCGCCAAGTTCACCTGCGAGGTGCGGGGGAACCCCCAGCCCTCCGTCGTGTGGCTGCGCAACGCCGTGCCCCTCTCCGCCAGCCACCGGCTCCGGCTCTCCCGCCGGGCACTGCGCCTGGTCAGCGTGGGGCCCGAGGACGATGGCATCTACCAGTGCATGGCAGAGAACGAGGTCGGCAGCGCTCAGGCCATGGTGCAGCTGAGGACAGCCCGGCCAG GAGCTACCCTCAACCCTGGGCGAGATGCCTGGCCAGGCTCAGCTCAGCCACCCACGCCGCCTTCCCGGGAGGGTGCCTTAAAGCTGCCCCTGGATAAAGCTGGGCTGCCGAAGCCTGGGAGCACCCCGCTGGCAGCGGCTGCACAGTGCGCAGCCGGCAGGGAGCTGGTGTCTCCAGCCGAAGCCCCCGTCATCCTCAGCTCTCCCCGCACGTCGAAGACAGACAGCTACGACCTGGTGTGGAGACCCCGGCCGGACAGCAGAGCCCCCATCCTCTACTACGTGGTGAAGCACCGCAAG CAGGTCACCAACGCCTCGGACAGCTGGGCAGTGAGGGACGTCCCGGCCTCGCAGCACCGCCTGACGCTCACCAGGCTGGACCCCGGGAGCCTCTACGAGGTGGAGATGGCCGCCCACAACTGTGCCGGCGAGGGACAGACGGCCATGGTGACCTTCCGGACTGGTAAAG GCCGGCGTCCAAAACCAGAGATCGTTGCCAGCAAAGAGCAGCAAATCCAGAGGGATGACCCCGGCACGAGCACCCAGAGCAGTAACCAGTCCGACAACAGCCGCCTGTCCC CCCCAGAGGCCCCGGATCGTCCAACCATCTCCATGGCATCGGAGACATCCGTGTACGTGACCTGGATCCCGCGGGGGAACGGCGGGTTTCCCATCCAGTCTTTCCGCGTGGAGTacaagaagctgaagaagctgGGAGACTGGGTCCTGGCCACCAGCGACATTCCTCCCTCCCGCCTCTCCGTGGAAATCCCCGGCCTGGAGAAAG GCACTTCCTATAAGTTCCGTGTCCGAGCACTGAACATCCTGGGGGAGAGCGAGCCCAGTGCTGCGTCCCGGCCGTACGTGGTGTCTGGGTACAGCAACCGCGTCTACGAGCGCCCCGTGGCCGGGCCGTACATCACCTTCACAGATGCCATCAACGAGACCACCATCATGCTCAAGTGGATG TACATCCCTGCCAGCAACAACAACACGCCCATCCATGGCTTTTACATCTACTACCGCCCCACTGACAGTGACAACGACAGCGACTACAAGAAGGACGTGGTGGAAG GAGACCGCTACTGGCACTCCATCAGCCACCTGCAACCAGAAACCTCGTATGACATCAAGATGCAGTGCTTCAACGAGGGTGGCGAAAGCGAGTTCAGCAACGTGATGATCTGTGAAACCAAAG CTCGGAAGTCTCTTGGTCTGCCGGGTCGTCTTCCACCCTCAACAGTGgccccccagcagcatcccccactCGGCGGCGGGCACAGTGGCCTGGGGACAGGAGCCATGGTGGCCCGTTCCAGCGACTTGCCGTACTTGATTGTGGGCGTCGTGCTGGGCTCCATTGTGCTCCTCATCGTGGCCTTCATCCCCTTTTGCCTTTGGAGAGCCTGGTCCAAGCAGA AGCAAACCATCGACATGGGCTTCCcgggagctgggctgctggtATCATCCTGCCAGTACACCATGGTGCCCCTGAGGGCCATCTCTGCTCCTCGTGCCAACGGCCACCCCTACGTCAACGGGCAGCCTTATGCCAACGGGGCGCATCTGAACGGCATCTGCCCCTCTGCTGGAGTGGGCTATGCGAGCACCAAGCCCCGAGACTACAGCCCAGACATGCAGCAG TCACACGAGGAGACCAACGCCTTGCTGCAGGCACGAGTGCTGCAAAATGGGAGTGCCCAGCGAGACTACCAACCCTCCAG ATTGCCCAGTTCCAGACCAGAAGACAGCTCTTTCCTCTACAGCCTCCCAGATGACTCCACTCACCAACTTCTCCAGCCACAAGACGACTGTCCTCACCTTCAAGAGCACTTCATTGGCTTGCATCATCCAGTGATGGGCAGCAAAGTTGGAGGCCCTAGTTTGGACGCTCGGCGGGATCCGCTGTTCCACCAAG GAAGTCCTTGCTGCCTAGGCCTAGTGCCAGTTGAAGAGGTAGAAAGACTAGACTGCTGCCAGTCCAGAGGAGACCTCCACCCCCAGAATCCAGTCATCACATCCTTGAGTCAGGACCTACCAGGACATCTGAACAGCAGCCCGCCACCTCTGAGGCCCTTAGAGACTCATTCTCCTACCAGTTAG